The following coding sequences lie in one Anoplolepis gracilipes chromosome 4, ASM4749672v1, whole genome shotgun sequence genomic window:
- the Para gene encoding sodium voltage-gated channel paralytic isoform X9 yields the protein MSEDSDSISEEERSLFRPFTRESLAAIEARIAEEEARQRELQQRRAEGEGGYGRKKKKKEVRYDDEDEDEGPQPDPMFEQGGPIPVRMHNDFPPELASTPLEDIDSFYHNQRTFVVISKGKDIFRFSATDAMWMLDPFNPIRRVAIYILVHPLFSLFIITTILVNCILMIMPTTPTIESTEVIFTGIYTFESAVKVMARGFILQPFTYLRDAWNWLDFVVIALAYVTMGIDLGNLAALRTFRVLRALKTVAIVPGLKTIVGAVIESVKNLRDVIILTMFSLSVFALMGLQIYMGVLTQKCIKNFPEDGSWGNFTAENWERFNSNSSNWYVDEAKNMPLCGNSSGAGQCLPGYTCLQGYGENPNYGYTSFDTFGWALLSAFRLMTQDYWENLYQLVLRSAGPWHMLFFIVIIFLGSFYLVNLILAIVAMSYDELQKKAEEEEAAEEEAMREAEEAALAKENKAAAKEAAREAAAAAREAAAVAAEQIVKSPSDFSCHSYELFVGQEKGNDDNNKEKMSIRSIESVSDQRHIKQINNNHSAANKVRKVSAVPRAANGQFTYAYQESLRKASLSLPGSPFNLRRSSRGSHQFTIRNGRGRCFVPPGGDRKPLVLSTYLDAQEHLPYADDSNAVTPMSEENGTIVVPVYYANLGSRHSSYTSHASRLSYTSHGDLAFPGIRGIDSIGKQITKQEQILRNRTNKQTTPANGHVTDTNQKSYHFETDLEDPMGKTKQQDNPFIEPSQQHTVVDMKDVMVLNDIIEQAAGRQSQTPEQGDDDEEGPTFKDKLLAGMFRCIDIFCVWDCCWLWLEFQKYVSLLVFDPFVELFITLCIVVNTLFMALDHHDMDKDMERVLKSGNYFFTATFGIEATLKLIAMSPKYYFQEGWNIFDFIIVALSLLELGLEGVQGLSVLRSFRLLRVFKLAKSWPTLNLLISIMGRTVGALGNLTFVLCIIIFIFAVMGMQLFGKNYIDNVHYFPDEELPRWNFTDFMHSFMIVFRVLCGEWIESMWDCMLVGDVSCIPFFLATVVIGNLVVLNLFLALLLSNFGSSNLSAPTADNDTNKIAEAIDRIARFIKWIKRNILYIAKLMRAKLTNQISDQAPGEGPSNSWKEDLADGELDAYRDKKSAKELNQLEVAIGDGMEFTIHGDLKNKLKRGKLCMNNTKVIANSINHHDYRLDNDYINQNEDDTISNKSYGSHKNRAFKDESHKGSMDSLNGEEKKDASKEDLEQEEDLEDEGEEGDELDVDIIHADEDPIQSNYPSDCCPENCYKKFPFLAGDDDAPFWQGWANLRLKTFRLIENKYFETAVITMILLSSLALALEDVHLQQRPVLQDILYYMDRIFTVIFFLEMLIKWLALGFRKYFTNAWCWLDFIIVMVSLINFVASLCGAGGIQAFKTMRTLRALRPLRAMSRMQGMRVVVNALVQAIPSIFNVLLVCLIFWLIFAIMGVQLFAGKYYKCVDVNKTTLSYEIIPDRNACFAENYTWENSPMNFDHVGKAYLCLFQVATFKGWIQIMNDAIDSREVGKQPIRETNIYMYLYFVFFIIFGSFFTLNLFIGVIIDNFNEQKKKAGGSLEMFMTEDQKKYYNAMKKMGNKKPLKAIPRPRWRPQAIVFEIVTDKKFDMIIMLFIGLNMLTMTLDHYQQTATFSNVLDYLNMIFIVIFTSECLMKIFALRYHYFKEPWNLFDFVVVILSILGLVLSDIIEKYFVSPTLLRVVRVAKVGRVLRLVKGAKGIRTLLFALAMSLPALFNICLLLFLVMFIFAIFGMSFFMHVKDKSGLDDVYNFKTFGQSMILLFQMSTSAGWDGVLDGIINEEDCQEPNNEIGYPGNCGSSTIGIAYLLSYLVISFLIVINMYIAVILENYSQATEDVQEGLTDDDYDMYYEIWQQFDPDGTQYIRYDQLSEFLDVLEPPLQIHKPNKYKIVSMDIPICKGDLMFCVDILDALTKDFFARKGNPIEETGDLGEVQARPDEVGYEPVSSTLWRQREEYCARLIQNAWRKHKQQRLGGPSEESDDPDTDLCVRQTKVLVESDGYVTKNGHRVVIHSRSPSVTSRTADV from the exons GTACGATAtgacgacgaggacgaggacgaagGTCCTCAGCCGGATCCGATGTTCGAGCAGGGAGGGCCGATTCCGGTCCGAATGCACAACGACTTTCCACCCGAGTTGGCCTCCACACCTCTCGAGGATATCGATAGCTTCTACCACAATCAAAGG ACCTTCGTCGTCATTAGCAAAGGAAAGGACATATTCAGGTTTTCAGCAACGGACGCGATGTGGATGCTCGATCCGTTCAACCCAATACGGCGTGTGGCCATTTACATATTGGTTCACCCGCTCTTTTCCCTTTTCATCATCACCACGATATTGGTTAACTGTATACTTATGATCATGCCCACTACGCCCACCATCGAGTCCACCGA AGTGATATTTACGGGCATCTACACATTTGAGTCCGCCGTTAAGGTGATGGCGAGGGGTTTCATTCTGCAGCCTTTTACCTATCTTAGAGATGCATGGAATTGGCTCGACTTCGTAGTTATAGCTTTAGC TTATGTGACGATGGGCATAGATCTAGGCAACCTTGCCGCTCTCAGGACATTTCGAGTCCTCCGAGCCTTGAAGACTGTCGCTATTGTACCAG GTCTGAAAACCATTGTCGGCGCTGTGATAGAATCCGTGAAGAACCTGCGCGATGTGATAATCCTGACGATGTTCTCCCTCTCCGTCTTTGCGCTTATGGGCCTTCAGATTTACATGGGGGTCCTCACGCAAAAGTGTATAAAAAACTTTCCTGAGGACGGCTCCTGGGGTAATTTCACCGCCGAGAATTGGGAGCGATTCAATAGTAACTCAA GTAATTGGTACGTGGACGAGGCCAAAAATATGCCCTTATGCGGAAATTCATCGGGGGCGGG GCAGTGCCTTCCCGGCTACACGTGTTTACAAGGATATGGCGAGAATCCGAATTACGGTTACACGAGCTTCGATACTTTCGGCTGGGCGTTGCTCTCCGCTTTCCGTCTCATGACTCAGGATTATTGGGAAAATCTGTATCAACTGGTATTGAGATCAGCTGGACCGTGGCACATGCTCTTCTTCATCGTCATCATCTTCCTCGGATCCTTCTATCTCGTCAACTTGATTCTCGCTATTGTCGCGATGTCGTACGACGAGTTGCAAAAGAAGGCCGAAGAGGAAGAGGCTGCCGAGGAAGAAGCTATGAGA GAAGCCGAGGAAGCTGCACTGGCGAAGGAGAACAAGGCTGCAGCAAAAGAGGCAGCACGAGAGGCCGCCGCAGCCGCGAGGGAAGCCGCAGCGGTGGCTGCCGAACAGATTGTCAAGTCCCCATCGGATTTTTCGTGTCACAGTTACGAGCTGTTCGTCGGCCAGGAGAAGGGTAACGACGACAACAACAAGGAGAAGATGAGCATACGTTCAATCGAGTCCGTCAGCGATCAGAGGCACATCAAGCAGATCAACAACAACCACAGCGCTGCCAATAAAGTGCGAAAAGTCAGCGCC gTCCCTCGCGCCGCTAATGGCCAGTTTACTTATGCCTACCAGGAAAGTCTGCGGAAG GCGAGCCTGAGCCTACCCGGCTCACCGTTCAATCTGCGACGCAGCAGCCGTGGCAGCCACCAATTTACAATACGCAATGGTCGCGGTCGATGCTTCGTCCCCCCGGGCGGTGACCGGAAGCCCCTCGTGCTGTCAACGTACCTGGACGCCCAGGAGCATCTACCCTACGCCGACGACTCGAACGCGGTCACGCCTATGTCCGAGGAGAACGGCACGATCGTGGTGCCGGTGTACTATGCGAATCTCGGCTCCCGTCACTCGTCGTACACCTCCCACGCCTCGCGGCTCTCCTACACGTCCCACGGCGACCTGGCGTTCCCCGGTATCCGCGGCATCGACAGCATCGGCAAACAGATCACCAAGCAGGAGCAGATCCTCAGGAATCGCACCAACAAACAGACGACGCCTGCCAACGGCCATGTTACCGACACCAATCAGAAGTCCTATCACTTT GAAACCGATCTGGAGGATCCCATGGGCAAGACCAAGCAACAAGACAATCCGTTTATCGAGCCGTCTCAGCAGCACACGGTGGTCGACATGAAGG ACGTGATGGTGTTAAACGACATCATCGAGCAGGCTGCCGGTCGCCAGAGTCAGACGCCGGAGCAAGGAG ACGACGATGAAGAAGGGCCTACGTTCAAGGACAAGTTATTGGCCGGAATGTTCCGTTGTATCGACATCTTTTGCGTCTGGGACTGCTGCTGGCTCTGGCTCGAGTTTCAAAAGTACGTGTCCTTGTTGGTCTTTGATCCGTTCGTAGAACTCTTCATCACGCTCTGCATCGTCGTCAATACGCTCTTCATGGCGTTGGATCACCACGATATGGACAAAGATATGGAGAGAGTTCTCAAATCTGGCAATTAC TTCTTCACCGCAACATTCGGTATCGAAGCCACTCTGAAGTTGATAGCGATGAgtccaaaatattattttcaagaagGCTGGAACATCTTTGACTTTATAATCGTCGCTCTTTCACTTCTGGAGTTGGGTCTGGAAGGTGTACAAGGTCTATCGGTATTACGATCATTCAGATTG CTAAGAGTGTTCAAGTTGGCTAAATCGTGGCCTACGCTGAATCTGCTAATCTCCATCATGGGCAGAACGGTGGGTGCGCTGGGTAATTTGACGTTCGTATTGTGCATCATTATCTTCATCTTCGCCGTGATGGGTATGCAGCTTTTCGGCAAGAATTACATCGACAACGTTCACTACTTCCCGGACGAGGAGTTGCCCAGATGGAACTTTACCGATTTCATGCACTCTTTCATGATCGTTTTCCGAGTACTATGCGGAGAGTGGATTGAGTCTATGTGGGATTGCATGCTGGTGGGCGATGTCTCTTGTATACCATTCTTCTTAGCTACCGTCGTCATCGGTAACTTGGTC GTCCTGAACCTCTTCTTAGCTCTGTTGCTCAGCAACTTTGGCTCGTCAAATCTGTCAGCCCCGACCGCGGACAACGACACGAACAAGATCGCGGAGGCGATCGATCGCATAGCGCGTTTCATTAAGTGGATCAAGCgaaatattctttacattGCTAAATTGATGCGAGCCAAACTCACCAATCAGATATCCGATCAGGCGCCAGGTGAGGGACCGTCCAACAGTTGGAAAGAAG ATCTTGCAGATGGCGAATTGGATGCGTACAGAGACAAGAAGAGCGCCAAAGAGCTCAACCAGCTTGAAGTAGCCATTGGCGATGGGATGGAGTTCACCATTCACG GAGATTTGAAGAACAAGCTGAAGAGAGGCAAGCTGTGCATGAACAATACAAAGGTTATCGCGAATTCAATTAATCACCACGATTATAGACTCGACAACGATTATATTAATCAGAACGAGGATGACACCATCAG TAATAAATCATACGGCAGCCACAAAAACCGGGCATTTAAGGACGAAAGTCACAAAGGCAGTATGGACTCGTTGAATGGCGAGGAGAAGAAAGATGCCAGCAAAGAAGATTTGGAGCAGGAAGAAG ATCTAGAAGACGAGGGCGAAGAAGGTGACGAGCTCGACGTCGACATCATACACGCGGACGAAGATCCCATTCAATCGAATTATCCTTCCGACTGCTGTCCGGAAAATTGCTACAAGAAATTCCCATTCCTGGCCGGTGATGACGACGCTCCGTTTTGGCAAGGTTGGGCGAACCTGCGATTAAAGACCTTCCGGCTGATCGAGAACAAGTACTTCGAGACTGCCGTCATCACCATGATCCTTCTGAGTAGCTTGGCCTTG GCTTTGGAGGACGTTCATCTGCAACAACGACCTGTCCTACAGGACATATTGTATTACATGGACCGAATATTCACTGTGATATTCTTCCTCGAGATGTTGATCAAGTGGCTGGCTCTAGGATTTAGGAAGTATTTCACAAACGCCTGGTGCTGGCTCGACTTCATCATCGTCATG GTATCGCTCATTAACTTCGTAGCGTCGCTCTGTGGCGCTGGCGGGATTCAAGCCTTCAAAACAATGCGGACCCTAAGGGCCCTAAGGCCGCTCAGGGCGATGTCTAGAATGCAGGGGATGCGG GTAGTCGTTAATGCCTTGGTCCAAGCCATTCCATCTATCTTCAACGTGTTGCTGGTATGCCTTATTTTCTGGCTTATATTCGCTATCATGGGAGTACAGCTATTCGCTGGCAAATATTACAAG TGCGTCGACGTGAACAAGACGACACTCAGCTACGAGATAATACCAGATCGGAACGCCTGCTTCGCAGAGAATTACACGTGGGAGAACTCACCAATGAATTTCGATCACGTCGGGAAAGCATATCTGTGCCTATTCCAAGTGGCGACTTTCAAAGGGTGGATCCAAATCATGAATGACGCGATCGATTCCAGGGAG gTCGGCAAGCAGCCGATTCGCGAAACAAACATTTACATGTACCTCTACTTCgtgtttttcattatatttggATCGTTTTTTACCCTCAACCTATTCATTGGTGTGATCATCGACAACTTTAACGAGCAAAAGAAGAAGGCTGGCGGATCCCTCGAGATGTTCATGACAGAAGATCAGAAGAAATATTACAACGCCATGAAGAAAATGGGCAATAAGAAGCCTCTGAAAGCCATTCCTCGACCGAgg TGGCGACCGCAGGCGATAGTGTTTGAAATAGTGACGGACAAAAAGTTCGATATGATAATCATGCTGTTCATTGGGCTAAACATGCTCACGATGACGTTGGACCATTATCAACAAACCGCAACGTTCAGCAATGTTCTGGACTATCTCAACATGATATTCATTGTGATATTCACCAGCGAGTGTCTCATGAAGATCTTCGCTCTGCGCTACCACTACTTCAAGGAGCCATGGAACCTCTTTGATTTTGTTGTTgttatattgtcaatattag GTCTGGTGCTCAGCgacattattgaaaaatatttcgtatcgCCGACTTTGCTTCGTGTAGTGAGAGTGGCGAAGGTCGGTCGTGTGCTTCGACTCGTGAAAGGTGCCAAGGGTATCCGAACTCTTCTCTTCGCCCTGGCGATGTCGTTGCCGGCCCTCTTTAATATTTGCCTACTGCTGTTTTTGGTGATGTTTATCTTCGCGATATTCGGAATGTCTTTCTTCATGCACGTCAAAGACAAGAGCGGACTCGACGACGTGTACAATTTCAAAACGTTTGGACAGTCCATGATACTGCTATTTCAG atGTCGACATCGGCCGGTTGGGACGGTGTTCTCGACGGTATAATAAACGAGGAGGACTGCCAGGAGCCGAACAACGAGATCGGCTACCCGGGCAACTGCGGCTCCTCGACGATCGGGATCGCTTATCTGCTCTCGTATCTCGTCATCAGCTTCCTGATCGTCATCAACATGTACATCGCCGTGATTCTCGAGAATTACTCGCAGGCCACCGAAGACGTGCAGGAGGGCCTGACGGACGACGACTATGACATGTACTACGAGATTTGGCAGCAGTTCGATCCGGACGGCACGCAGTACATCAGATACGACCAGCTGTCGGAGTTTCTTGATGTATTGGAACCCCCGTTGCAGATACATAAGCCCAATAAATACAAGATCGTGTCGATGGATATCCCCATATGTAAGGGTGACCTTATGTTTTGCGTGGATATCCTCGACGCCCTCACCAAGGACTTTTTCGCACGGAAGGGAAATCCAATCGAAGAGACGGGCGATTTAGGCGAGGTCCAGGCACGGCCCGACGAAGTCGGCTACGAGCCGGTCTCATCCACCCTGTGGCGGCAGCGCGAGGAATATTGCGCTCGTCTTATACAGAATGCCTGGAGGAAGCACAAGCAGCAACGGCTTGGCGGGCCGAGCGAGGAGAGCGACGATCCGGACACGGATCTGTGCGTACGGCAGACCAAGGTGCTGGTCGAGAGCGACGGTTACGTCACGAAGAACGGTCATCGCGTTGTCATACACAGCCGATCGCCGAGTGTCACTTCGAGAACCGCGGACGTCTGA